The Triticum dicoccoides isolate Atlit2015 ecotype Zavitan chromosome 6A, WEW_v2.0, whole genome shotgun sequence genome has a window encoding:
- the LOC119318185 gene encoding uncharacterized protein LOC119318185 isoform X2, with amino-acid sequence MLILQKIFFVPNDFADENAMSLDFSGDDEEFDKALYNFYLNNKVKYLKRKLSSSCRRNVMRKSLLICSCEWLREKMVQNLLLHRTWPSPCSPLFFSPPF; translated from the exons ATGCTGATTCTTCAAAAGATCTTTTTCGTGCCTAATGattttgctgatgagaatgctatgtCTTTG GAtttctctggtgacgatgaagagtTTGATAAAGCCCTTTACAACTTCTATTTGAATAAT AAAGTCAAGTACCTAAAAAGGAAATTATCATCTAGTTGTAGAAGGAATGTT ATGAGAAAATCCCTCCTGATTTGTTCATGTGAATGGTTGAGAGAGAAGATG GTTCAAAATCTTCTCCTCCATCGCACATGGCCGTCTCCATGTTCTCCCTTATTCTTTTCTCCTCCCTTCTGA
- the LOC119318185 gene encoding uncharacterized protein LOC119318185 isoform X1: MLILQKIFFVPNDFADENAMSLDFSGDDEEFDKALYNFYLNNKVKYLKRKLSSSCRRNVRQKRSSDSLFVQHSLDILESSSQELLMACVLDEKIPPDLFM; the protein is encoded by the exons ATGCTGATTCTTCAAAAGATCTTTTTCGTGCCTAATGattttgctgatgagaatgctatgtCTTTG GAtttctctggtgacgatgaagagtTTGATAAAGCCCTTTACAACTTCTATTTGAATAAT AAAGTCAAGTACCTAAAAAGGAAATTATCATCTAGTTGTAGAAGGAATGTT AGGCAGAAACGATCTTCTGATTCCCTGTTTGTTCAACATTCACTAGATATTCTCGAAAGTTCTTCTCAAGAGTTGTTGATGGCATGTGTCCTAG ATGAGAAAATCCCTCCTGATTTGTTCATGTGA
- the LOC119318185 gene encoding uncharacterized protein LOC119318185 isoform X3 → MLILQKIFFVPNDFADENAMSLDFSGDDEEFDKALYNFYLNNKVKYLKRKLSSSCRRNVKRSSDSLFVQHSLDILESSSQELLMACVLDEKIPPDLFM, encoded by the exons ATGCTGATTCTTCAAAAGATCTTTTTCGTGCCTAATGattttgctgatgagaatgctatgtCTTTG GAtttctctggtgacgatgaagagtTTGATAAAGCCCTTTACAACTTCTATTTGAATAAT AAAGTCAAGTACCTAAAAAGGAAATTATCATCTAGTTGTAGAAGGAATGTT AAACGATCTTCTGATTCCCTGTTTGTTCAACATTCACTAGATATTCTCGAAAGTTCTTCTCAAGAGTTGTTGATGGCATGTGTCCTAG ATGAGAAAATCCCTCCTGATTTGTTCATGTGA